The Carassius auratus strain Wakin chromosome 40, ASM336829v1, whole genome shotgun sequence genome has a segment encoding these proteins:
- the LOC113058802 gene encoding fibroblast growth factor 12-like isoform X1 has translation MAAAIASSLIRQKRQARESNSERAVTGKRRSSPGKEPSGRGSLCDRHLFGLFGKVRLCSGKKRPVRRKPEPQLKGIVTRLFSEQGYYLQMQPDGTVGGTKDENSDYTLFNLIPVGLRVVAIQGVKAGLYVAMNGEGFLYSTDTFTAECKFKESVFENYYVIYSSTMYRQHESGRAWFLGLNKEGLIMKGNRVKKTKPCSHFVPRPIEVCMYKEPSLHDIDEKQRSRKNSGTPTMGTRKELNQDSTDHEGS, from the exons ATGGCCGCGGCGATCGCCAGCTCGCTCATCCGACAGAAACGGCAGGCGCGCGAGTCAAACAGCGAGCGAGCGGTCACCGGTAAACGTCGCTCAAGCCCCGGTAAAGAGCCCTCGGGACGAGGCTCCCTGTGCGATCGGCACCTGTTCGGACTCTTCGGTAAAGTCCGATTATGCAGCGGGAAGAAACGACCGGTGCGCCGGAAACCAG agcCTCAGTTGAAGGGGATAGTGACCAGGCTCTTCAGTGAGCAGGGCTATTACTTGCAGATGCAGCCGGATGGAACCGTCGGCGGGACCAAAGATGAAAACAGCGACTACA CTCTGTTTAACCTGATCCCCGTGGGTTTGCGGGTCGTGGCCATACAAGGCGTGAAGGCCGGACTCTACGTGGCCATGAACGGAGAGGGTTTCCTCTACTCCACG GATACGTTCACAGCGGAGTGTAAGTTTAAGGAGAGTGTGTTTGAGAATTATTACGTGATCTACTCGTCCACGATGTACCGCCAGCACGAGAGCGGACGCGCCTGGTTCCTCGGACTCAATAAAGAAGGACTCATCATGAAGGGAAACCGGGTCAAGAAAACTAAACCGTGCTCACACTTCGTGCCCAGACCTATTGAag TGTGTATGTATAAGGAGCCGTCGCTGCATGATATTGACGAGAAGCAGCGGTCCAGGAAAAACTCAGGAACTCCCACCATGGGCACCAGGAAAGAGTTAAACCAGGACTCTACCGATCATGAAGGCtcatag
- the LOC113058802 gene encoding fibroblast growth factor 12-like isoform X3 — MESKDKSAEPQLKGIVTRLFSEQGYYLQMQPDGTVGGTKDENSDYTLFNLIPVGLRVVAIQGVKAGLYVAMNGEGFLYSTDTFTAECKFKESVFENYYVIYSSTMYRQHESGRAWFLGLNKEGLIMKGNRVKKTKPCSHFVPRPIEVCMYKEPSLHDIDEKQRSRKNSGTPTMGTRKELNQDSTDHEGS; from the exons agcCTCAGTTGAAGGGGATAGTGACCAGGCTCTTCAGTGAGCAGGGCTATTACTTGCAGATGCAGCCGGATGGAACCGTCGGCGGGACCAAAGATGAAAACAGCGACTACA CTCTGTTTAACCTGATCCCCGTGGGTTTGCGGGTCGTGGCCATACAAGGCGTGAAGGCCGGACTCTACGTGGCCATGAACGGAGAGGGTTTCCTCTACTCCACG GATACGTTCACAGCGGAGTGTAAGTTTAAGGAGAGTGTGTTTGAGAATTATTACGTGATCTACTCGTCCACGATGTACCGCCAGCACGAGAGCGGACGCGCCTGGTTCCTCGGACTCAATAAAGAAGGACTCATCATGAAGGGAAACCGGGTCAAGAAAACTAAACCGTGCTCACACTTCGTGCCCAGACCTATTGAag TGTGTATGTATAAGGAGCCGTCGCTGCATGATATTGACGAGAAGCAGCGGTCCAGGAAAAACTCAGGAACTCCCACCATGGGCACCAGGAAAGAGTTAAACCAGGACTCTACCGATCATGAAGGCtcatag